The Natronoglycomyces albus genome has a segment encoding these proteins:
- a CDS encoding LysR family transcriptional regulator, producing MIDLRRLHVLRAVAHYGTVSGAAKSLHMSTSAASQQIRQLSKELGVPLLEPIGRRIKLTSAAQILMAHADAIEAMWRLAEAEIEATEGEPSGILRLCGFPTATATLLAPLAQRASREYPSLELRLREAEAEESFDRLFAGSSDLAVVEATTDSPPLDDIRFDQQPLFYDPFDLVVAPRHWAGDEKAVALRSLMREGWIIGVPGSVHRQHVLTACTNAGFRPTIAHEAREWSVVAALVAHELGVALIPRLVDLPPHLELCRIPITGPHLPFRHFLTATLRGARNRPNVSAVLAILDELVSEAAVIGT from the coding sequence GTGATTGATCTACGTCGGTTGCACGTGTTGAGAGCAGTGGCACACTATGGGACGGTCTCAGGAGCGGCCAAGTCTCTACACATGTCCACTTCGGCTGCCTCCCAACAGATCCGGCAACTTTCCAAAGAGCTCGGTGTGCCGCTACTTGAGCCCATCGGCAGGCGCATCAAACTCACCTCGGCTGCCCAGATTTTGATGGCTCACGCCGATGCGATTGAGGCTATGTGGAGGCTGGCTGAAGCCGAGATCGAAGCCACTGAGGGCGAGCCGTCAGGCATCCTGCGTTTGTGCGGATTTCCCACCGCTACCGCGACGCTCTTGGCCCCACTGGCGCAACGGGCCTCCCGCGAGTACCCATCCTTGGAGTTGCGGCTACGGGAGGCCGAAGCCGAAGAGAGCTTCGATCGGCTCTTTGCTGGCAGCTCCGACCTGGCCGTAGTCGAGGCCACGACCGATAGCCCGCCGCTCGATGACATCCGTTTTGACCAGCAGCCCCTTTTTTACGACCCGTTTGACCTGGTCGTGGCTCCTCGCCATTGGGCCGGGGACGAAAAGGCGGTCGCTTTGCGCAGTCTCATGCGCGAGGGGTGGATTATCGGGGTGCCCGGGTCGGTGCACCGTCAACACGTGTTGACCGCATGCACGAACGCGGGTTTTCGTCCCACGATCGCTCACGAGGCCCGTGAATGGTCTGTTGTGGCCGCGCTTGTCGCCCACGAGTTGGGTGTCGCGCTCATCCCCCGACTAGTTGACTTGCCGCCACACTTGGAGTTGTGTCGGATTCCCATCACTGGCCCCCACCTTCCCTTCCGCCACTTTCTCACCGCGACGTTGCGTGGGGCCCGCAACCGGCCCAATGTGTCCGCTGTCCTGGCCATTCTCGATGAGCTGGTGAGCGAAGCGGCTGTCATCGGCACCTGA